In Coriobacteriaceae bacterium, a single window of DNA contains:
- a CDS encoding ABC transporter ATP-binding protein/permease, producing the protein MLDLKDICKRYVAQSFTQVALDSVSLSFRDNEFVAILGPSGSGKTTMLNVIGGLDHFDSGDLLIDGISTKDFSDRDWDAYRNNRIGFVFQSYNLIPHQTILENVELALTLTGVGHAERRQRARKALEAVGLGEHVDKRPNQLSGGQMQRVAIARALINDPEIVLADEPTGALDSTTSVQVMDLLKDVARDRLVIMVTHNPELAYKYATRIVSLADGKVTDDSDPFDVATVAHREAKPTRKTSMSFMTALGLSARNLMTKKGRTAMTAFAGSIGIIGIAAILALSNGVNGYIKKVEEDTLSSYPLTISKQDYDLSSMMGGQGATDEEASKGEDSSDGATGGKAQGTDKIPVVTAVKDMFASVKSNDMTSFKAWLDAGGDGIDKEVNAIQYGYGVTPVVYRAGKGDEKPVRLVPNAMTEAMSGGASSAATVSMESMGTSVFNEMIDDQNLLDSQYDVVAGHWPTSANEAVMVLSSRGTVGDYTLYSIGALDIDELNDLVNSAMTADGKVETPETGADFTYDDALSTTFKVLSPADAYRKNEETGMWTDMSGDADFMASKVADGIDVRIVGVVRPNETANASALTPGIAYTHALTCQLMKRAADSQIVQEQLAHPETDVFTGKTFDELQGEAKQGVDLGSMFSVDEAALKSAFSLDSSALSGAAGGMDLSGIDLSGLNIDLSGVGKDIDFSDIMAKAPTPDFSGIFDGLELTPEQMQQVGTLANQLFEGFLRSDQFKALSPEDLKDASKLAAAFSAYLENDAAAQQILAQLKALGGDALAERLQQVMGDYVQKQLAPYLQQSMDQVMKAVSEQIATTVSAQLKAGAAGLMDQMATQMSSSFANLASAMRVDANAFARAIHFNMDAEDLSSLMMSYAKASKLTYDNNLTTLGYADEADPISVKIFPRDFEAKERVLDYIDAYNKQVKAAGHDEQAISYTDYMGIIMGSVTDIVNAISLVLIAFVSISLVVSSIMIGIITYISVLERKKEIGILRAIGASKRNVANVFNAETFIEGLIAGVFAIVVVVAVSFPVNAWALAAKQVPNLMSLPVQDALMLIVISVLLTVVAGLLPARSASKKDPVEALRSE; encoded by the coding sequence ATGCTGGATCTCAAAGATATTTGCAAAAGGTATGTTGCGCAGTCGTTTACGCAGGTGGCGCTCGACAGCGTGAGCCTGTCTTTTCGCGATAACGAGTTTGTAGCCATCCTGGGTCCTTCGGGCTCGGGTAAAACTACGATGCTCAACGTCATTGGTGGACTCGACCATTTCGATTCCGGCGACCTGCTGATCGATGGCATCTCGACCAAGGACTTCAGCGACCGCGATTGGGATGCCTACAGAAACAATCGCATTGGCTTTGTGTTTCAGAGCTACAACCTCATTCCGCATCAGACCATTTTGGAAAACGTGGAATTGGCGCTTACACTCACGGGCGTGGGACATGCCGAGCGCCGCCAGCGTGCGCGTAAGGCGCTCGAGGCGGTTGGTCTGGGCGAGCACGTTGACAAACGCCCGAACCAGCTTTCGGGCGGGCAGATGCAGCGCGTGGCCATTGCCCGCGCCTTGATCAACGACCCCGAAATCGTGCTGGCTGACGAGCCGACCGGCGCCTTGGACTCAACGACATCCGTGCAGGTTATGGATTTGCTCAAGGACGTTGCGCGCGATCGTCTGGTCATCATGGTCACGCACAATCCCGAGCTGGCGTACAAGTACGCCACGCGCATCGTCAGCCTGGCGGACGGCAAGGTCACCGACGATTCCGACCCCTTTGATGTGGCCACGGTCGCACATCGCGAGGCAAAACCCACGCGCAAAACCTCGATGAGCTTTATGACGGCCCTGGGGCTTTCTGCCCGAAACCTCATGACCAAGAAGGGCCGCACGGCCATGACGGCCTTTGCAGGTTCGATTGGCATTATTGGCATCGCGGCGATTCTGGCGCTCTCCAACGGCGTAAACGGCTACATCAAAAAGGTCGAGGAGGACACGCTCTCAAGCTACCCGCTTACGATTTCCAAACAAGATTACGACCTGTCGTCTATGATGGGCGGACAGGGGGCCACGGATGAGGAGGCGTCCAAGGGCGAGGACTCGTCCGATGGCGCTACCGGCGGCAAGGCTCAGGGGACCGATAAGATCCCTGTGGTCACGGCCGTAAAGGACATGTTCGCAAGTGTTAAATCTAACGATATGACGAGCTTTAAGGCATGGCTCGATGCCGGTGGCGATGGCATCGATAAAGAGGTCAACGCTATCCAGTATGGTTACGGCGTGACGCCGGTCGTCTATCGTGCCGGCAAGGGCGATGAGAAGCCTGTCCGGCTGGTGCCCAACGCTATGACCGAGGCCATGAGCGGAGGCGCGAGCTCGGCGGCAACGGTGAGCATGGAATCCATGGGAACCTCGGTCTTTAACGAGATGATTGACGACCAGAACCTGCTCGACAGCCAGTACGATGTTGTGGCGGGGCATTGGCCTACGTCTGCTAACGAAGCTGTAATGGTGCTTTCGAGCCGCGGCACGGTGGGCGATTACACGCTCTACAGCATCGGTGCGCTGGATATCGACGAGCTCAACGACCTGGTCAACAGTGCCATGACGGCCGACGGTAAGGTCGAGACGCCCGAGACCGGAGCCGACTTTACCTACGACGATGCGCTGTCCACGACATTTAAGGTGTTGTCGCCGGCCGATGCCTATCGCAAAAACGAAGAGACCGGCATGTGGACTGACATGTCCGGCGATGCCGACTTTATGGCGTCCAAGGTTGCTGACGGTATCGACGTGCGCATTGTGGGCGTGGTGCGACCCAACGAGACGGCAAACGCGAGCGCATTGACTCCGGGCATTGCCTATACGCATGCGCTGACTTGCCAGCTTATGAAGCGCGCCGCCGATTCGCAGATCGTGCAGGAGCAGCTTGCCCACCCCGAGACGGATGTCTTTACGGGTAAAACCTTCGACGAGCTGCAGGGCGAGGCCAAGCAAGGTGTGGATCTGGGCAGCATGTTCAGCGTGGACGAGGCGGCGCTCAAGAGCGCGTTCTCTCTCGATTCGTCTGCGCTCTCGGGTGCGGCCGGCGGTATGGACCTTTCTGGTATCGACTTGTCCGGGCTGAACATTGACCTTTCGGGCGTTGGTAAGGACATCGACTTCAGCGACATCATGGCCAAAGCGCCAACCCCAGATTTCTCGGGCATCTTTGACGGTCTGGAGCTCACGCCCGAGCAAATGCAGCAGGTGGGAACGCTTGCCAACCAGCTGTTTGAGGGCTTTTTGCGGTCTGATCAGTTTAAGGCGCTGTCACCCGAAGACCTTAAAGACGCGTCAAAGCTCGCTGCCGCATTCTCGGCATATCTTGAGAATGATGCCGCAGCCCAGCAAATTTTGGCACAGCTCAAAGCGCTTGGCGGCGATGCCCTGGCCGAGCGTCTGCAGCAGGTGATGGGCGACTATGTGCAAAAGCAGCTGGCTCCGTATTTGCAGCAGTCTATGGATCAGGTGATGAAGGCGGTCAGCGAGCAGATTGCCACGACGGTATCAGCTCAGCTCAAGGCGGGCGCGGCAGGGCTTATGGACCAGATGGCGACGCAGATGTCTTCGAGTTTTGCCAACCTGGCGAGCGCCATGCGCGTGGATGCGAACGCCTTTGCTCGTGCCATCCACTTCAACATGGACGCCGAGGACCTGAGCTCGCTCATGATGAGCTATGCCAAGGCGTCGAAGCTCACCTACGACAACAATCTGACCACGTTGGGCTATGCGGACGAGGCGGACCCCATTTCGGTCAAGATTTTCCCGCGCGACTTTGAGGCCAAGGAGCGCGTGCTCGATTATATCGATGCGTACAACAAGCAGGTCAAAGCCGCTGGTCACGATGAGCAGGCAATCTCGTATACCGACTACATGGGCATCATCATGGGCTCGGTGACCGACATCGTGAATGCTATCAGCTTGGTGCTCATCGCATTCGTGAGTATCAGTTTGGTGGTGAGCTCCATCATGATCGGCATCATCACCTACATCAGCGTGCTGGAGCGCAAAAAGGAGATTGGCATCCTGCGCGCGATCGGCGCGTCAAAGCGCAACGTGGCAAACGTGTTCAACGCTGAGACCTTTATCGAAGGCCTCATTGCCGGCGTCTTTGCCATTGTCGTCGTGGTGGCCGTGAGCTTTCCGGTTAATGCCTGGGCGCTTGCGGCCAAGCAGGTGCCCAACCTGATGAGCCTGCCCGTTCAAGACGCGCTGATGCTCATTGTTATTTCGGTGCTGCTGACGGTCGTTGCCGGCCTGCTGCCGGCTCGCAGCGCATCCAAGAAGGATCCCGTGGAGGCCCTGCGCTCCGAATAA
- a CDS encoding MFS transporter, producing the protein MTLIAPAEKDRPRESGAFAWIVVIALGLMSAGTTGTYSIIAGSFIAPVCEDLGFDYTSFSFYFTAILLGLALGLPLLSRFIPKVIGKPWHICVELVLIAAGAAMAFYTEVWMFIVSAAVIGICFSFTTGVCMSDVIDQWFSKSSGLAIGLAWGVNSLCTLLLSPVITLVIEQQGWRTGYIVLAAVSAAMILPASAFIIRLKPSDRNMLPYGETTSETHESCSADEQEDVLSGMALRDAAKTPSFILCVLLLCVAQLTCCMNQLFPTYASEVGFNPIVGSLMVSAASFSDIFLNPFVGKTCDKLGAIKATVAWTGVSIFSFLLLIIGGSNETVSIIAAGVNDVMFAIVGTAMPMLLLSLFGSRDFGRIYSIVCSAGYVVGAFGMPVMMKVYGMAGSFQGVFIFCIACDLMIAAFAIVSGFLSKAAEK; encoded by the coding sequence ATGACTCTCATCGCACCAGCCGAAAAGGACCGCCCCCGTGAGAGCGGCGCATTTGCTTGGATTGTCGTTATTGCGCTCGGTTTAATGTCTGCGGGAACAACCGGCACCTACAGCATCATTGCCGGCTCATTCATCGCTCCTGTATGTGAAGACCTGGGCTTTGACTACACTTCTTTCTCTTTCTATTTCACCGCGATTCTTCTTGGCCTTGCGCTTGGGCTTCCGCTTTTGAGTCGTTTCATTCCAAAAGTAATCGGCAAACCGTGGCATATTTGCGTTGAACTAGTCCTTATTGCCGCCGGCGCCGCAATGGCGTTCTACACCGAAGTCTGGATGTTCATCGTCTCCGCTGCGGTGATCGGCATCTGCTTTTCGTTCACAACGGGCGTCTGCATGTCCGATGTTATTGACCAATGGTTCAGTAAATCGTCCGGTCTTGCCATCGGCCTTGCTTGGGGCGTTAATTCTCTCTGTACGCTGTTGTTGAGCCCTGTCATTACGCTGGTCATCGAGCAACAAGGCTGGCGTACGGGATACATCGTACTTGCGGCCGTTTCTGCAGCTATGATTTTACCTGCGAGTGCATTTATCATTCGCCTTAAGCCCTCTGATCGCAATATGCTTCCGTACGGAGAGACTACCTCCGAAACCCATGAGAGCTGCAGCGCCGATGAGCAGGAAGATGTCCTTTCGGGCATGGCACTCCGCGATGCCGCGAAAACGCCGTCTTTTATTCTCTGTGTCCTCCTGCTTTGCGTGGCGCAGCTCACCTGCTGCATGAACCAGTTGTTTCCAACCTATGCAAGCGAGGTCGGTTTCAATCCCATCGTAGGAAGCTTAATGGTCTCGGCAGCTTCGTTCTCCGACATCTTCCTAAATCCCTTCGTAGGCAAAACATGTGACAAGCTCGGCGCTATTAAAGCAACAGTCGCGTGGACAGGTGTCAGCATTTTTTCATTCCTACTTCTCATCATTGGCGGAAGCAATGAGACCGTTTCCATCATTGCAGCTGGCGTAAACGATGTCATGTTCGCCATTGTTGGAACCGCAATGCCGATGCTTCTCCTCTCGCTCTTTGGATCACGCGATTTTGGAAGGATCTATTCAATCGTTTGCTCAGCGGGCTATGTCGTCGGTGCTTTTGGAATGCCGGTCATGATGAAGGTTTACGGCATGGCAGGGTCATTCCAGGGAGTATTTATCTTCTGCATTGCCTGCGACCTTATGATTGCTGCGTTTGCTATTGTTTCCGGCTTTCTCAGTAAGGCTGCTGAAAAGTAA
- a CDS encoding TetR/AcrR family transcriptional regulator — translation MSTRKKILDAMYDLVAEVGYDKASIGKICDFVGISKPSVYYYFPSKEEIFTTLLDSMFPTIDYQRDYSLIVDRDGFKAALIELGNSVIGGYRSDEKRRRVLAEVSVQANRIPAVQERQAKATKRTMDALKDILLHGAEIGAFSDSADVMLYVQILYTVLEGASNTVAQGEDIDEKAVWAGIVELMFK, via the coding sequence GTGAGCACAAGAAAAAAAATATTGGACGCAATGTACGATCTTGTGGCAGAAGTCGGTTATGACAAAGCGTCTATCGGAAAGATTTGCGACTTTGTCGGTATATCCAAGCCGTCGGTGTACTACTACTTTCCCTCTAAAGAGGAGATTTTCACTACGCTCTTGGACAGCATGTTTCCGACCATCGACTATCAGCGCGACTACTCGCTAATAGTCGATAGGGACGGGTTCAAGGCCGCGCTTATCGAGCTCGGCAATTCAGTTATAGGTGGTTATCGAAGCGATGAAAAGCGCCGGCGCGTGCTGGCCGAGGTTAGCGTTCAAGCAAATCGAATTCCTGCAGTTCAGGAACGTCAAGCGAAGGCGACCAAACGAACCATGGATGCGCTTAAAGACATCCTTCTTCATGGTGCAGAGATTGGCGCGTTTTCCGATAGTGCCGACGTGATGCTCTACGTACAAATTCTTTATACCGTTCTGGAGGGAGCGAGCAATACGGTCGCTCAAGGTGAGGATATTGATGAAAAAGCGGTTTGGGCGGGAATAGTCGAGCTTATGTTCAAATAG
- a CDS encoding agmatine deiminase family protein → MYENYRMPGEFEKRSNVYVTWLPDYIRAEGYDNRQPCVDVIKALLEYGDVTVNLNCGTPGSYEEACSRLKEEGVDLDRIEITQFEDSNFYVRDNGPSIMVDDKGHSYMVNPAWTYYGVWDKNSPECQSARKAAVHMAVALGCFDIVNSEMVSEGGDREFDGHGTLIAIEDTECRKRNPEFTKEEVEAEYKRIYNLNKVIWLPQPMLEDDDYRLGILDEKEDGTPVFGMSFAAHIDEMCRFITPNKILLAEVSDEEAASSKAGAESRRRIEAAYEILSNETDWEGKPFEIVRMPIAEPIEVVIAPGDEDYELYKGFIDEMGGKFMDGTPWPEGPVHFYAAASYCNFLICNGVVLGQRYYHEGMNEVVKEKDEQAKAVLESCFPDRKVIMIDSLALNLSGGGVHCWTKDVAASC, encoded by the coding sequence ATGTACGAGAACTATCGTATGCCGGGCGAGTTCGAGAAGCGCTCCAACGTCTATGTGACCTGGCTTCCCGATTACATCCGTGCAGAGGGTTACGATAACCGCCAGCCCTGCGTTGACGTGATCAAGGCTCTGCTCGAGTATGGCGACGTTACGGTCAACCTCAATTGCGGCACCCCCGGCTCCTATGAGGAGGCTTGCTCGCGCCTGAAGGAGGAGGGGGTTGATCTCGATCGCATCGAGATCACGCAGTTCGAAGACTCCAACTTCTATGTCCGCGACAACGGTCCCAGCATCATGGTCGACGACAAGGGCCATTCTTATATGGTCAACCCCGCTTGGACTTATTACGGTGTGTGGGACAAGAACTCCCCGGAGTGCCAGTCCGCACGTAAGGCAGCCGTTCACATGGCGGTTGCGCTCGGTTGCTTCGATATCGTCAATTCCGAAATGGTTTCGGAGGGCGGCGACCGCGAGTTTGACGGTCACGGCACTTTGATCGCCATTGAGGACACGGAATGCCGCAAGCGTAATCCCGAGTTCACGAAAGAGGAAGTAGAGGCCGAGTATAAGCGCATCTACAACCTCAACAAGGTTATCTGGCTTCCGCAGCCTATGCTCGAGGACGACGACTATCGACTGGGCATCCTCGACGAGAAGGAAGATGGAACTCCCGTCTTTGGCATGAGCTTTGCGGCTCACATTGATGAGATGTGTCGCTTTATCACTCCGAACAAGATTCTTCTTGCCGAGGTGTCCGATGAAGAGGCAGCCTCGAGCAAGGCTGGCGCAGAGTCTCGTCGCCGCATTGAGGCGGCCTACGAGATCCTGAGCAACGAAACGGACTGGGAGGGCAAGCCCTTCGAGATCGTTCGTATGCCCATCGCCGAGCCGATTGAAGTCGTTATCGCCCCTGGCGATGAGGATTACGAGCTCTATAAGGGCTTCATCGACGAAATGGGCGGCAAGTTTATGGATGGCACTCCCTGGCCCGAGGGCCCCGTTCACTTCTACGCAGCAGCGAGCTACTGCAACTTCCTCATCTGCAATGGCGTCGTTCTTGGTCAGCGTTATTACCACGAGGGAATGAACGAAGTCGTGAAGGAGAAGGACGAGCAGGCCAAAGCCGTTCTTGAGAGCTGCTTCCCCGATCGCAAAGTCATCATGATTGACTCTCTCGCGCTTAACCTGTCCGGCGGCGGCGTGCACTGCTGGACCAAGGACGTGGCAGCCAGCTGCTAG
- a CDS encoding ornithine carbamoyltransferase gives MNNSLRGRDYINIHDLSSEDFRYLIDLAWNLKAQKKSGVDQRYFPGKNVLANFEWGSTRTRCAFETSCNDLGMGFTYLTNSHMGDCETIEDAMRVFNGMYDLIVYRAQKDEQFLYDVADLVDIPVINALTLGDHPTQMLADALTMEEQWGGLRTSRGKKMAFVGNCAGAPVWYGRLCAMLDMDFLAIGPDDLRHQMCKEMIEEVEACYAKYAPNRTFTITSDLDALDGVDVIVTEEWRYINPECGDEVLDPDDYNSWLGDAESLYPYRVTSELCKRTNNPDIFCMHELPSVHNANHRVGKMLLDQCKNDLHREIITEGFEIADECFEANASVIFREAENRQHTIKAVMCALLGL, from the coding sequence ATGAACAACAGCCTCCGCGGTCGCGACTACATCAACATCCATGATCTCTCCTCCGAGGATTTCCGCTATCTCATCGATCTTGCCTGGAACCTTAAGGCTCAGAAGAAGTCTGGTGTCGACCAGCGCTACTTCCCCGGAAAGAACGTCCTCGCCAACTTTGAGTGGGGATCGACTCGCACTCGTTGCGCATTTGAGACGTCCTGCAATGACCTGGGCATGGGCTTTACCTATCTGACCAACTCCCATATGGGCGATTGCGAAACCATCGAGGACGCCATGCGTGTCTTCAACGGCATGTACGACCTCATCGTCTATCGCGCTCAGAAGGACGAGCAGTTCCTCTATGACGTCGCCGATCTTGTTGACATTCCGGTCATCAACGCTCTCACCCTCGGCGATCACCCGACCCAGATGCTCGCAGACGCCCTCACGATGGAAGAGCAGTGGGGTGGCCTGCGCACGAGCCGCGGTAAGAAGATGGCCTTCGTTGGCAACTGCGCCGGTGCCCCGGTGTGGTATGGCCGCCTGTGCGCCATGCTCGACATGGACTTCCTCGCCATCGGCCCCGATGATCTCCGTCATCAGATGTGCAAGGAAATGATTGAGGAGGTCGAGGCCTGCTACGCCAAGTACGCCCCCAACAGGACCTTCACCATCACCTCTGATCTTGACGCCCTGGACGGCGTTGACGTCATCGTTACCGAGGAGTGGCGCTACATCAACCCCGAGTGCGGCGATGAGGTTCTGGACCCCGACGACTACAACTCTTGGCTTGGCGATGCCGAGTCCCTGTATCCCTATCGCGTCACCAGTGAGCTGTGCAAGCGCACCAACAACCCCGACATTTTCTGCATGCACGAGCTCCCCTCTGTTCACAACGCAAATCACCGCGTTGGCAAGATGCTCCTCGACCAGTGCAAGAATGACCTGCACCGCGAGATCATCACCGAGGGCTTTGAGATTGCCGACGAGTGCTTTGAGGCCAACGCTTCGGTCATCTTCCGTGAAGCAGAGAACCGTCAGCACACCATCAAGGCCGTTATGTGTGCCCTTCTGGGTCTCTAG
- a CDS encoding MFS transporter: MENAKLKSSKVYAWVLVIALGLMSAGTTGSYSVIAGSFVAPVCEEFGFDYSIFSYYFTATLIGLAAALPFVGKLIPKVVGKVWLPVVELILLAAGAGMAFYTEVWMFIAAGALIGVCFAFTTGVAMSDVIDQWFKKSGGLAIGLAWAVNSIYMLIMSPVITSVIEAAGWRTGYLVLAGVSAVLILPASVLIIRYKPQDKGMLPYGYVEGETVAETEETTEDSARGVSYARAIKSPAFFFCIGFLCLVQLTCCMNQLFPTYAAEVGFSPMVGGFMVSAASLFDLFLNPIVGTTCDKFGSTKAILSWLAVSILSFVMLMMSSGNSTLSILAAGVNDVMYVIAGTALTVLVMDVFGSRDFGRIFALICSVGYIVGAFGMPVMMKVYELVGSFQGVFIFCIACNVIIGLFLLLAKKTGKNLSWDE, from the coding sequence ATGGAAAATGCAAAGTTAAAGAGTAGCAAGGTTTACGCATGGGTTCTCGTAATCGCGCTCGGCCTCATGTCTGCCGGCACGACCGGATCCTATAGCGTCATCGCCGGCTCCTTCGTCGCACCCGTGTGCGAGGAGTTCGGGTTTGACTACTCCATCTTCTCGTATTACTTCACCGCAACGCTCATCGGTCTTGCGGCAGCTCTTCCGTTTGTCGGAAAACTCATCCCCAAGGTCGTTGGCAAGGTTTGGCTCCCCGTCGTCGAGCTTATTTTGCTCGCTGCCGGCGCAGGCATGGCCTTCTACACCGAAGTCTGGATGTTCATCGCCGCTGGCGCCCTGATTGGCGTTTGCTTCGCCTTCACTACCGGTGTCGCCATGTCCGACGTTATTGACCAGTGGTTCAAAAAATCCGGTGGCCTGGCAATTGGTCTCGCTTGGGCAGTGAACTCGATTTACATGCTCATCATGAGTCCCGTCATAACCTCTGTCATCGAGGCCGCTGGCTGGAGGACCGGTTATCTGGTGCTCGCTGGTGTCTCCGCCGTGCTCATTCTTCCCGCTTCCGTCCTGATCATCCGCTATAAGCCTCAGGACAAGGGCATGCTGCCCTATGGCTATGTCGAAGGCGAGACGGTCGCCGAGACCGAGGAGACGACCGAGGATAGTGCACGTGGCGTTAGCTACGCACGCGCTATTAAGTCGCCTGCATTCTTTTTCTGCATCGGCTTCCTCTGCCTCGTTCAGCTTACTTGCTGCATGAACCAGCTGTTCCCCACCTATGCCGCCGAGGTCGGCTTTAGCCCCATGGTGGGTGGCTTCATGGTTTCCGCCGCATCGCTGTTCGACCTGTTCCTCAACCCGATCGTCGGTACCACTTGCGATAAGTTTGGCAGCACCAAGGCCATTCTGAGCTGGCTCGCCGTCTCGATTCTCTCCTTTGTCATGCTCATGATGAGCAGCGGCAACTCGACGCTCAGCATTCTTGCTGCCGGTGTTAACGACGTCATGTACGTCATTGCCGGCACCGCTCTGACCGTTTTGGTGATGGACGTCTTTGGCTCCCGTGACTTTGGTCGCATCTTCGCGCTCATCTGCTCCGTGGGCTATATCGTCGGCGCCTTTGGCATGCCCGTCATGATGAAGGTATACGAGCTCGTTGGCTCCTTCCAGGGCGTCTTCATCTTCTGCATTGCATGCAACGTCATCATCGGTCTGTTTTTGCTGCTGGCAAAGAAGACTGGCAAGAATCTCTCCTGGGATGAATAA
- a CDS encoding tRNA-dihydrouridine synthase family protein — MYLSLAPMEGITGHVFRRVYAECFGALECYYTPFLPPPRVGNRFGGKAFKEIDPANNQGLNVVPQLMSKNADEFVWAAQVLADMGYREVNLNLGCPSGTVVAKGKGSGFLRNLDELEVFLSDVCERSPLPVSVKTRLGLECDDEYERVLDLYCRMPLAELIVHPRVQKDRYTGSPRKEFYGETLERAPFPVAYNGDIFDLEDMDALVGAYPGTRHVMLGRGLLANPALARMVKGGPAATAAELQRFHDMLFAAYADEIGGNAVFRMKEWWFYAKCAFADPATVHKLVRKTKKVDEYRAAVERVFREQPLAPVARFCG; from the coding sequence ATGTATTTATCGCTGGCCCCTATGGAGGGGATTACCGGGCATGTGTTCCGTCGCGTGTATGCGGAGTGCTTCGGCGCGCTCGAATGTTATTACACGCCGTTTTTGCCGCCGCCGCGGGTGGGCAATCGCTTTGGCGGCAAGGCGTTTAAAGAGATCGACCCTGCTAATAACCAGGGACTTAATGTGGTGCCCCAGCTGATGTCCAAGAATGCGGACGAGTTTGTGTGGGCGGCACAGGTGCTTGCCGATATGGGCTACCGCGAGGTCAACCTCAACCTTGGCTGCCCCTCGGGTACGGTTGTCGCCAAAGGAAAGGGTTCGGGCTTTCTGCGCAACCTGGATGAGCTCGAGGTGTTCTTGAGCGACGTGTGCGAACGCTCGCCCTTGCCGGTGTCGGTCAAGACCAGACTGGGGCTCGAATGCGATGACGAGTACGAGCGCGTGCTCGACCTCTATTGCCGCATGCCGCTGGCAGAGCTGATCGTGCATCCGCGCGTGCAAAAGGACCGTTATACGGGCTCGCCGCGTAAAGAGTTTTACGGCGAGACGTTGGAACGGGCGCCGTTTCCCGTGGCCTATAACGGCGACATCTTTGATCTTGAGGACATGGATGCGCTGGTGGGGGCCTATCCCGGAACACGCCACGTAATGTTGGGGCGCGGCTTGCTCGCGAACCCCGCGCTGGCTCGCATGGTTAAGGGCGGCCCTGCTGCCACGGCCGCTGAGCTGCAGCGCTTCCACGACATGCTGTTTGCGGCCTATGCGGACGAGATTGGGGGCAACGCGGTCTTTCGCATGAAGGAGTGGTGGTTCTACGCCAAATGCGCCTTCGCCGATCCCGCGACCGTTCACAAGCTCGTTCGCAAGACCAAAAAGGTCGATGAATACCGCGCTGCTGTCGAGCGCGTCTTTCGCGAGCAGCCGCTTGCGCCCGTTGCCCGCTTTTGCGGCTAA
- a CDS encoding ribbon-helix-helix protein, CopG family, producing MDAKQLEKMMGFAPGELEKAAAAYEKDEWPKGHTVKLGRPPISDEPSVVLSARVGESVLEAFDAKAKRHGQTRTERLRELITLDAMIA from the coding sequence ATGGACGCCAAGCAGCTCGAAAAGATGATGGGGTTTGCTCCCGGTGAGCTAGAAAAAGCCGCAGCGGCATACGAAAAAGATGAGTGGCCAAAGGGCCACACCGTCAAGTTGGGAAGGCCGCCGATTTCCGATGAACCAAGCGTTGTTTTATCGGCACGTGTGGGTGAATCGGTTCTTGAAGCATTTGACGCAAAGGCAAAGCGCCATGGGCAAACGCGCACGGAGCGACTCAGGGAGCTCATCACGCTCGATGCAATGATTGCCTAG
- a CDS encoding glutaredoxin, with product MATDHELALYVMTGCPYCIKVKRFLADNGVTIPERNISTDPDAEQTLIAVGGKRQVPCLFIDGAPLYESNDIIAWIQKNLL from the coding sequence ATGGCTACTGATCACGAGCTCGCGCTGTACGTTATGACCGGCTGCCCGTATTGCATAAAGGTCAAGCGCTTTTTGGCCGATAACGGCGTGACCATTCCCGAACGCAATATCTCGACTGACCCCGATGCCGAGCAGACGCTCATCGCCGTCGGCGGAAAACGCCAGGTTCCCTGCCTGTTCATTGACGGCGCGCCACTCTACGAATCGAACGACATCATCGCGTGGATACAGAAGAACCTGCTCTAG